DNA sequence from the Novosphingobium sp. KACC 22771 genome:
CGGATCGAGGCGGCCACCGCGCGCGGCGCCGCCCCGGATCAGGCCGCCCGCGCCCGCGCGCTGATCGCGCTGTGGCGGCGCAGCGGCCTGTCCAAATACAACCATGCCCGAGATTATGCAGCCCCCCTGCCCGCGCGCTATGTTCTGGTGGCTGATCAATGCCATGGCGATCTCTCGGTGGCGCTGGGGCGGGCCGATGAGGGGCGGTTTGTCGCGATGCTGCAATCCGCGCTGGATGACTGGCCCGATCATCATGTGCTGGTCAAGGTGCATCCCGATGTGCGCACCCATCGCAAGAAAGGTTGGCTGAACCGGGCGGCCTTGGCCCATCCGCGCATACGGGTGATCGAGGATGGATGCCATCCGGTCCGCCTCATCCGGGGCGCTGCGGCGGTCTATACGGTCACCTCGCTGATCGGGTTTGAGGCGTTGATCCATGGGCCCCCGGTGCATTGTTTCGGCATGCCGTTCTATGCCGGATGGGGGCTGACGCGCGACGCGATGCCCGCCCCGGCGCGGCGGCGCGGCGCGGCCATCGAGGATCTGGTCCACGCCGCAATGGTCGAGGCGGCGCGCTATGTCGATCCGCGCAGCGGGGCGCTCTGGACGGTGGAGCAGGCGATTGAGCATGCACGCGAACAGCGCGCGCGGCGGCTTGGCCTGTGAACCGCCTGCCCTCGACCGACCTCTATTTTCTCAACACCATGGCGCCATGGGTGCGCCCGCGTTTCGGCCTTGGCTGGCGCGCTCGCGAAAGGCCGATCCGGGCGGTGGGCGCCAATGCCTTTGTCGCGGGCGATGCCTTTGTGCTGATCCGCCGGGACGCGCCCGATGTGATGCGCATGGCGCTGCAATGGCGCGGGCCGATGATCTATGTGATCGACGATGATGTGGCCGCGGGCGCGGTA
Encoded proteins:
- a CDS encoding capsular polysaccharide export protein, LipB/KpsS family, producing the protein MPIPTNLAIGRIAHFDAFLADHGRALVGWGRKPSGRRAMMAARWTGRPFALLEDGFLRSVGRDDAPLSLIVDDLGCYYDASCPSRIEAATARGAAPDQAARARALIALWRRSGLSKYNHARDYAAPLPARYVLVADQCHGDLSVALGRADEGRFVAMLQSALDDWPDHHVLVKVHPDVRTHRKKGWLNRAALAHPRIRVIEDGCHPVRLIRGAAAVYTVTSLIGFEALIHGPPVHCFGMPFYAGWGLTRDAMPAPARRRGAAIEDLVHAAMVEAARYVDPRSGALWTVEQAIEHAREQRARRLGL